A stretch of the Dichotomicrobium thermohalophilum genome encodes the following:
- the mutM gene encoding bifunctional DNA-formamidopyrimidine glycosylase/DNA-(apurinic or apyrimidinic site) lyase yields MPELPEVETVRRGLAPVMEGARFVAVELRRPDLRFPFPDGFVQHLVGQRVRRLERRAKYLLAHTDNIVLAMHLGMSGRFSIFSPSKTAPLSAAPVQPGEFVHAAGGLPAHDHVVFDFDSGARVIYNDARRFGYMTLILPEDLESHPLLRDLGPEPVGVDLTPTYLAECGRGRIQPLKSFLLDQRNVAGLGNIYVCEALHRARLSPFAPAGRLSTATGRPSAGAKRLAAAIPEVLHEAIAAGGSSLRDHRRADGTLGYFQHAFVVYDREGAPCPRPDCGGSVHREVQNGRSTFYCPRCQR; encoded by the coding sequence ATGCCTGAACTGCCCGAAGTTGAAACCGTCCGCCGCGGCCTCGCGCCGGTGATGGAAGGGGCGCGCTTTGTTGCGGTCGAACTGCGCCGGCCCGATCTGCGGTTCCCGTTCCCGGATGGCTTTGTGCAGCACCTCGTCGGCCAGCGTGTGCGCAGGCTGGAACGCCGGGCGAAGTATCTCCTGGCGCACACAGACAACATCGTACTGGCCATGCATCTCGGCATGAGCGGGCGCTTCTCCATCTTCTCGCCGTCGAAGACGGCGCCGCTGAGCGCCGCACCCGTCCAGCCGGGCGAGTTTGTTCATGCTGCGGGAGGCCTGCCGGCGCATGATCACGTGGTTTTCGATTTCGATTCAGGCGCCCGCGTCATCTACAACGATGCGCGCCGCTTCGGCTATATGACGCTGATCCTGCCGGAGGATCTGGAGTCGCACCCCCTGTTGCGGGATCTTGGGCCGGAACCGGTCGGCGTCGACCTGACGCCCACCTATCTGGCCGAGTGCGGTCGCGGCCGTATCCAGCCGCTCAAAAGTTTTCTTCTCGACCAACGGAACGTTGCGGGCCTTGGCAACATTTATGTCTGCGAGGCGCTGCACCGCGCGCGCCTGTCGCCGTTCGCTCCGGCGGGCCGGCTCTCCACGGCGACCGGACGGCCATCAGCGGGCGCGAAACGGCTCGCGGCCGCGATCCCGGAGGTTCTCCACGAGGCGATCGCGGCCGGCGGCTCCAGCTTGCGCGATCATCGTCGCGCGGACGGCACGCTTGGTTATTTCCAGCACGCGTTCGTCGTGTATGACCGCGAGGGCGCCCCATGTCCCCGCCCGGATTGCGGTGGATCGGTACATCGTGAGGTTCAAAACGGTCGTTCAACCTTCTATTGTCCGCGCTGCCAGCGATAA
- a CDS encoding cytochrome ubiquinol oxidase subunit I yields the protein MFGFEALELARFQFAFTVAFHIIFPSFTIGLASYLAVLEGLWLWKKDDAYLKVFNYWKTIFAVAFGMGVVSGIVMSYQFGTNWSVFSDKAGPVIGPLMGYEVLTAFFLEAGFLGIMLFGLNRVGPKLHFVSTLVVAFGTLLSAFWILSVNSWMQTPAGYAINEVGQYVPVDWWEIVFNPSFPYRLVHMVLAAYLTTAFVVGAVGAFHLLRDRQNRGARIMFSMAMWMALIVAPLQLIAGHAHGENTLEHQPTKIAAMEGHFETKRGQPLILFGDPDAEAETVHNAIEIPKLGSWVLTGDFEGEVQGLKAWPKEEWPPLDIVFWSFRIMVGIGVLMILVGLWSGLERLRGNLFEARSLQRLSVVMGPMGFVAVVAGWIVTEVGRQPWTIYGELTTAASASPIETPAVTSSLLAFIVVYFIVFGAGTFYLLRLMGKTPEGGEGVEELGPIRTSGITPGPAKSLDQQPKPAE from the coding sequence ATGTTCGGCTTCGAAGCGCTCGAATTGGCCCGGTTCCAGTTCGCTTTCACCGTGGCCTTTCACATCATTTTCCCGTCCTTCACGATCGGCCTGGCAAGCTATCTTGCCGTGCTCGAAGGTCTCTGGTTGTGGAAGAAGGACGACGCCTACCTTAAGGTCTTCAATTACTGGAAGACGATCTTCGCCGTGGCGTTCGGCATGGGCGTCGTTTCGGGCATCGTCATGTCCTACCAGTTCGGCACGAACTGGTCGGTATTTTCCGACAAGGCTGGCCCGGTGATTGGGCCGCTTATGGGCTACGAGGTGCTGACAGCGTTCTTCCTGGAGGCAGGTTTTCTCGGGATCATGCTGTTCGGCCTGAACCGTGTCGGGCCGAAGCTGCACTTTGTCTCGACGCTGGTCGTGGCCTTCGGCACCCTGCTATCGGCCTTCTGGATCCTGTCGGTCAACTCCTGGATGCAGACCCCGGCGGGCTATGCGATTAACGAGGTGGGCCAGTATGTGCCGGTGGATTGGTGGGAGATCGTCTTCAATCCCTCCTTCCCCTATCGCCTGGTTCACATGGTGCTCGCGGCCTACCTCACAACGGCGTTTGTCGTGGGCGCGGTCGGTGCGTTCCATCTGTTGCGCGATCGGCAGAACCGCGGCGCGCGGATCATGTTCTCGATGGCCATGTGGATGGCGTTGATCGTCGCACCGCTGCAGCTCATCGCGGGCCATGCGCATGGCGAAAATACGCTGGAGCATCAGCCCACTAAGATTGCGGCGATGGAGGGGCATTTCGAGACCAAGCGTGGCCAGCCGCTGATCCTGTTCGGCGACCCCGACGCCGAGGCGGAGACGGTCCACAATGCGATCGAAATCCCGAAGCTCGGCTCCTGGGTGTTGACGGGCGATTTCGAGGGCGAGGTCCAGGGCCTGAAGGCGTGGCCGAAGGAAGAATGGCCGCCTCTCGATATCGTCTTCTGGTCATTCCGGATCATGGTCGGTATCGGCGTGCTGATGATCCTTGTGGGTCTGTGGAGCGGCCTTGAGCGGCTGCGCGGCAATCTCTTTGAGGCGCGGTCGCTGCAACGGCTGTCTGTCGTCATGGGGCCGATGGGTTTCGTCGCGGTGGTCGCGGGCTGGATTGTGACCGAGGTCGGTCGTCAGCCGTGGACAATCTATGGCGAACTGACCACGGCCGCGAGTGCATCGCCCATCGAAACACCGGCGGTTACAAGCTCGCTACTGGCCTTCATCGTCGTCTACTTCATCGTGTTCGGCGCTGGCACGTTCTACCTGCTTCGTCTGATGGGCAAGACGCCAGAGGGCGGCGAAGGTGTGGAGGAGCTTGGCCCGATCCGGACCAGCGGTATTACGCCCGGACCGGCCAAGAGCCTGGACCAGCAACCCAAGCCAGCGGAATAG
- the cydB gene encoding cytochrome d ubiquinol oxidase subunit II codes for MVIDLPFIWAALIAIAVLAYVLLDGFDLGVGILFLGYESGHQRDIAMNSVAPVWDGNETWLILGGGGLFAVFPLAYAVVMPALYAPIIAMLLALVFRGVAFEYRWRTERGRFLWDWSFALGSTVAAFAQGVALGALVQGIPVENRAYAGGWWDWLTPFSVLTGVALVVGYSLLGATWLVLKTEGKIQQQARDYAVRAGVAMLVLIGVVSLATPYLNPVYLERWFAWPTAIFSIIVPALVLGCAYLLFSGLNRGYDLQPFLASLGIFLLCYIGIGISFYPYMVPPSLTIWQAAAPDDSLAFLLVGALILLPLIIAYTGYAYWVFRGKVRPGEGYH; via the coding sequence ATGGTCATCGACCTTCCGTTCATCTGGGCCGCGCTGATCGCGATCGCGGTGCTGGCCTATGTGCTGCTCGACGGTTTCGACCTCGGCGTCGGCATCCTGTTCCTGGGTTATGAGTCCGGCCATCAGCGCGACATCGCGATGAACTCGGTCGCACCGGTCTGGGACGGGAACGAAACCTGGCTGATCCTGGGCGGCGGCGGATTGTTCGCCGTGTTCCCGCTGGCCTATGCGGTGGTGATGCCGGCGCTGTATGCGCCGATCATCGCCATGCTGCTGGCGCTCGTGTTCCGCGGCGTGGCGTTCGAGTACCGCTGGCGTACCGAGCGAGGGCGGTTCCTTTGGGACTGGTCCTTTGCGCTCGGTTCGACGGTCGCGGCTTTCGCTCAGGGGGTCGCGCTGGGCGCGCTCGTTCAGGGCATTCCGGTCGAGAACCGTGCCTATGCTGGTGGCTGGTGGGATTGGCTGACGCCCTTCTCCGTGCTGACCGGCGTGGCACTCGTCGTCGGCTACTCGCTCCTTGGCGCCACATGGCTGGTGCTCAAGACCGAGGGCAAGATTCAGCAGCAGGCTCGCGATTACGCCGTGCGCGCCGGTGTGGCGATGCTGGTGCTGATCGGCGTGGTCAGCCTCGCGACGCCTTATCTCAACCCTGTCTACCTGGAGCGGTGGTTCGCCTGGCCGACGGCGATCTTCAGCATAATCGTCCCGGCGCTGGTACTTGGATGTGCGTATCTGTTGTTCTCGGGATTGAACCGCGGCTATGACCTGCAGCCCTTCCTTGCCTCGCTCGGCATCTTCCTGCTGTGCTATATCGGCATCGGTATCAGCTTTTATCCGTACATGGTGCCGCCCAGCCTGACGATCTGGCAGGCCGCGGCCCCGGATGACAGCCTCGCCTTCCTGCTGGTCGGCGCGCTCATCCTGCTGCCGCTGATCATCGCCTACACCGGTTACGCCTACTGGGTGTTCCGCGGCAAGGTGAGGCCCGGAGAAGGGTATCACTGA
- a CDS encoding DUF2474 family protein — translation MREGLRRALWFVGLWAAGVATVAAVGLLIRLILT, via the coding sequence ATGCGCGAAGGACTGCGCAGGGCGTTGTGGTTCGTGGGGCTGTGGGCCGCAGGCGTGGCCACGGTCGCGGCGGTTGGCCTGCTTATCAGGCTGATTCTGACATAA
- a CDS encoding enoyl-CoA hydratase: MTYETIIVEKRGRVGLIVLNRPESLNALNEAMMVELGRALDAFESEANIGCIVITGSERAFAAGADIKEMQGKVFPATYRDDFIGNWDRVTRTRKPVIAAVSGYALGGGCELAMMCDFILASPTAKFGQPEITLGIIPGAGGTQRLTHAVGKAKAMEMCLTGRNMDAEEAERAGLVSRIVASGDLVEEAIRTAEKIADMSMPAVMMAKESVNNAQEMSLTAGTRTERRLFHSLFATADQKEGMAAFAEKRSPQFKHK; this comes from the coding sequence ATGACTTACGAGACAATCATCGTCGAAAAGCGCGGACGCGTCGGTCTCATCGTCCTGAACCGCCCCGAATCGCTTAACGCGCTGAACGAAGCGATGATGGTCGAACTCGGGCGCGCGCTCGATGCGTTCGAGTCCGAGGCAAACATTGGCTGCATCGTTATCACCGGCTCCGAGCGCGCATTTGCCGCGGGGGCAGACATCAAGGAAATGCAGGGCAAGGTGTTTCCCGCGACCTACCGCGACGACTTCATCGGCAACTGGGATCGCGTGACGCGTACGCGCAAGCCGGTGATCGCGGCAGTGTCCGGTTATGCGCTTGGCGGCGGCTGCGAACTGGCCATGATGTGCGACTTCATTCTCGCATCGCCCACCGCCAAATTCGGACAGCCCGAGATCACACTGGGCATCATCCCCGGCGCGGGCGGCACCCAACGTCTCACGCACGCAGTTGGCAAGGCGAAGGCGATGGAGATGTGCCTGACCGGCCGGAACATGGACGCCGAAGAGGCAGAGCGGGCCGGACTGGTCAGCCGTATCGTGGCAAGTGGCGACCTCGTCGAGGAAGCGATCCGCACGGCGGAAAAGATCGCCGATATGTCCATGCCGGCGGTGATGATGGCCAAGGAGAGCGTGAACAACGCTCAGGAAATGAGCCTTACCGCGGGCACGCGGACCGAGCGCCGGCTCTTCCATAGCCTCTTCGCCACGGCGGATCAGAAGGAGGGCATGGCGGCATTCGCCGAAAAACGGAGCCCGCAGTTCAAGCACAAGTAA